The following coding sequences lie in one Drosophila sulfurigaster albostrigata strain 15112-1811.04 chromosome 2R, ASM2355843v2, whole genome shotgun sequence genomic window:
- the LOC133836492 gene encoding conserved oligomeric Golgi complex subunit 1 isoform X2: MSVDLLQLNVDALFEQHSVPEIDTVQKKIQTVVENKREELRTMVGERYRDLLKAADTIAAMQSSAGTLIEQVHCVQANCQSLNEQQLLGFKTVAATPISASSTEVLQQRSASKQLNNYYSTMVQIKLLSSLPELIWTHLDNEEFYAATELFLFSRHISTGLQLDAKNELMQQLPVARKQWEILRPFHVTIKQTVIAVLERENLTAEMAVDCMQSLLLLDKCELGQVLQTFLNLRATAFVNSLHSEDKPRRVKERILASLNILNGTIELLDECLLANGLLFTRLAECAATIAPPSITRMDSSERQLAHLLPDIISGYRPQFEIPQLLPEQLGEALRQWMAKIDGLAAQQLQEIFALVSNMQTIQDIKLAASETAKRSYADLEQQLKLPQAQLDFYRIKYMPLINARVREIVRSSWASAMQQTYEQVVSLVNSSNASAAQQIWREQNDDLPLSLAAALSDQPKRLANRTKGYDRATIELCSQFDSQLGGIVQELNVLLQEQTSRAEDKLTLINFLRETAQQQITDYLNKLKLLQLQERQALLQALRITLALVELCPNLKLCFCQPASWRQWAGNLTAAGIEHWQRICLMIEEEVFKMWQLIVDDVLSSLSCAEKLPRTITHDVVLRDFPLWQTQTIEQRDEEHDQNVQSTIRIPNQPRLSLQTYLHQLIEALNIAVPQTLPSKVLQAFNNKLLTQLLSHYEELAASECTKNSQNIALQLYFDLKFLERVFGVNREERSLYEHFHTLQRTLRDCIDPFDFELFAEHITIHVTNSSARLHGELGVLTPPLANAQGATNVGTLSHEADPNVLCLSSTGSTSLWFPLLPIVMPQAATGAAHVERKSLALEADKDLFEL; the protein is encoded by the exons atgagtgTCGATTTACTGCAACTAAATGTGGACGCGCTCTTCGAGCAGCACAGCGTGCCCGAAATCGACACAGTGCAAAAGAAGATCCAAACTGTTGTCGAGAACAAGCGAGAGGAGTTGCGTACCATGGTCGG AGAACGCTATCGGGATCTTCTGAAGGCAGCTGATACAATAGCCGCCATGCAGTCCTCGGCCGGCACACTAATTGAACAGGTGCACTGTGTTCAAGCCAACTGCCAAAGTCTcaacgagcagcagctgctgggTTTCAAAACTGTGGCAGCAACTCCGATTTCCGCATCGTCAACTGAGGTGCTGCAGCAGCGAAGTGCCAGCAAGCAGTTAAACAATTACTACAGCACCATGGTGCAGATTAAGCTGCTGAGCAGCTTGCCCGAGTTGATTTGGACACACCTCGACAACGAGGAGTTTTACGCAGCCACTGAACTGTTCTTGTTCAGTCGTCACATCAGCACTGGACTGCAGTTGGATGCGAAAAACGAGTTAATGCAACAGCTGCCTGTGGCACGCAAGCAATGGGAAATTCTGCGACCCTTTCACGTGACCATCAAGCAGACTGTGATTGCTGTGCTCGAACGGGAGAATCTCACTGCCGAGATGGCAGTGGATTGCATGCAGAGTCTTCTGCTGCTGGACAAATGTGAATTGGGCCAAGTACTGCAGACCTTTCTCAACCTGCGTGCCACAGCATTTGTTAACTCGCTGCACAGTGAGGACAAGCCTAGGCGTGTCAAGGAGCGTATTCTGGCAAGCTTGAATATACTCAATGGCACCATCGAATTGCTGGACGAGTGTCTACTGG CCAATGGTTTGCTCTTCACACGCTTGGCAGAGTGTGCGGCGACTATTGCGCCACCTTCTATTACGCGCATGGACAGCAGTGAGCGGCAATTGGCCCATCTGCTGCCTGACATCATATCCGGTTATAGGCCGCAATTTGAGATACCACAACTGTTGCCCGAGCAGCTGGGCGAAGCATTGCGTCAGTGGATGGCCAAGATTGATGGGTTGGCTGCCCAGCAGTTGCAGGAAATCTTTGCGCTGGTCAGCAACATGCAGACTATACAAGACATTAAGTTGGCAGCCAGCGAAACAGCCAAAAGAAGCTACGCTGACTTGGAGCAGCAACTAAAGTTGCCACAGGCACAACTGGACTTCTATAGAATCAAATACATGCCGTTAATCAATGCTCGAGTGCGCGAGATTGTGCGCAGCAGTTGGGCAAGCGCCATGCAGCAGACTTATGAGCAAGTGGTCAGCTTGGTGAACTCAAGTAATGCATCAGCAGCACAGCAAATATGGCGGGAACAAAATGATGATTTACCACTGAGCTTGGCTGCTGCGCTGAGTGATCAACCCAAGCGTCTAGCGAATCGCACCAAAGGCTATGATCGGGCAACCATTGAACTCTGCTCCCAGTTTGATTCGCAACTGGGTGGGATTGTGCAGGAACTGAATGTATTGCTACAGGAACAGACATCGCGAGCCGAGGACAAACTGACGCTTATCAATTTCTTGCGTGAAACGGCGCAACAGCAAATCACTGACTATTTGAATAAACTCaaattgttgcagctgcaggaACGCCAAGCGTTGTTGCAAGCATTGCGCATTACGCTGGCTTTGGTCGAGCTGTGTCCCAACCTTAAGCTATGCTTCTGCCAACCCGCCAGTTGGCGTCAATGGGCTGGCAATCTAACAGCAGCTGGCATAGAGCATTGGCAACGAATTTGTTTGATGATCGAAGAGGAAGTGTTTAAGATGTGGCAGCTCATCGTGGACGACGTGCTCTCCTCTCTCAGTTGTGCTGAAAAGCTGCCGCGCACAATTACACACGATGTTGTTTTGCGTGATTTTCCG CTCTGGCAGACACAGACTATCGAGCAGCGCGATGAGGAGCACGATCAGAATGTGCAGTCAACGATACGCATTCCCAATCAGCCACGTCTCTCATTGCAAACGTATTTGCACCAATTGATCGAAGCTCTCAACATCGCAGTGCCCCAGACATTGCCTTCCAAGGTGCTGCAGGCCTTTAACAACAAGCTGCTGACACAACTTTTAAGCCACTATGAGGAACTGGCTGCCTCAGAGTGCACTAAGAATAGTCAAAATATAGCATTGCAGCTGTACTTCGATCTGAAGTTTCTGGAGCGCGTCTTTGGCGTTAATCGCGAGGAGCGTTCGTTATACGAGCATTTTCACACGCTTCAACGCACACTGCGTGATTGCATCGATCCGTTTGACTTTGAATTGTTTGCCGAACACATTACTATCCACGTCACAAATTCATCGGCACGATTGCATGGCGAGTTGGGAGTCCTCACACCGCCTCTGGCAAATGCGCAAGGAGCAACTAATGTTGGTACTCTGTCACATGAAGCTGATCCGAATGTGCTCTGCCTGAGTTCTACGGGATCTACATCGCTTTGGTTTCCATTATTGCCAATTGTTATGCCTCAGGCGGCAACAGGAGCTGCTCATGTGGAACGAAAAAGCCTTGCACTTGAGGCGGACAAG GATCTCTTTGAATTGTAG
- the LOC133836659 gene encoding chymotrypsin-1, whose amino-acid sequence MGLIQLLFLTTLCLVVVNARLNSRQPSGYTPSRIVGGSDVPVGEFVPYQVSMQYSTRGGYTHFCGGSIIASDRILTAAHCCEGLNASRMSVVAGIRNLDERGGQRSQVVSYAIHPNYKELETSDIAVLTIQPPLVFNNVSVGLIAFNDKQFVSGGVAVTLTGWGLRLPVPFPFFDNVNYPNTLQRMSYHTISNDLCRASGMDSVTETEICARGPFRGACSGDSGGPLVRNDNGEIKQVGVVSYGLVVCGLFVSPDVYTRVSTFSDWLQERVDA is encoded by the exons ATGGGTCTCATTCAATTGCTTTTTCTGACAACACTGTGCTTGGTTGTTGTCAATGCGCGACTCAACT CTCGACAGCCGAGTGGCTACACACCCAGCCGTATTGTAGGTGGCTCGGATGTGCCAGTCGGAGAATTTGTGCCCTACCAGGTCTCGATGCAGTATTCAACACGTGGTGGTTACACGCATTTCTGTGGCGGTTCTATAATAGCATCCGATCGCATATTGACAGCAGCTCATTGCTGTGAGGGACTCAATGCTTCACGGATGTCAGTGGTAGCGGGTATTAGAAATCTGGATGAGCGGGGCGGACAGCGGTCTCAAGTTGTGTCCTATGCCATACATCCGAACTACAAAGAGCTGGAAACGAGCGATATTGCTGTTTTAACAATACAACCACCTCTGGTCTTTAATAATGTTTCTGTAGGTCTTATAGCATTCAATGATAAACAGTTTGTGAGCGGTGGTGTTGCAGTTACTCTGACCGGTTGGGGCTTAAGATTGCCTGTACCATTCCCATTCTTCGACAATGTCAATTATCCAAATACATTGCAGCGCATGAGCTATCACACAATTTCAAATGATCTGTGCAGAGCAAGTGGCATGGATAGCGTCACAGAAACTGAGATTTGTGCACGGGGACCGTTTAGAGGGGCTTGTTCG GGTGACTCTGGAGGCCCCTTAGTACGAAACGACAACGGAGAAATTAAGCAAGTGGGTGTGGTCTCCTATGGATTGGTGGTTTGCGGTCTCTTTGTCTCGCCTGATGTCTACACGAGAGTTTCAACCTTTAGCGATTGGCTGCAAGAACGTGTTGATGCTTAA
- the LOC133836156 gene encoding uncharacterized protein LOC133836156 codes for MNYLIQRGKVRQQAIGVPEGLPELLSDITREVLRCQPTKECLCQFIIDYLHSVIVTREKAMVARSILDRALRQVDSIISDLCVCDLTKEKSDMMSQVLEDCFRNFLEKRRCEMRRDKKAIQFADVDMLEELIQKCGFSEEELDKSRPTIESAYKRFVDAYMTAAVDTKGTEILYQYFRDRELKRIEKLIRNKAATTIQAAWRGYAVRKTLAQHVCTCTCTLDNQDEEEAKQREAAARTIQRFFKKMLLRQSIKPMGDPCEEKETPRDSISAAAGAPTGPPTETIAVTVDETEATKIKIADEDVAVVSTDEASPAAAEETPPADVGEVKQEVTQDEAPIEAVTIVESPESQPPTEVETSAEQPTTTEEAVAPEPPAEDAEPPAAAEEPAAEATEEAPPAAES; via the exons ATGAACTATCTTATACAACGCGGCAAGGTTCGTCAACAGGCGATCGGTGTTCCTGAGGGTCTGCCCGAGTTGTTATCGGATATAACTCGCGAGGTGTTAAGATGTCAACCAACTAAAGAGTGTCTCTGCCAGTTCATCATAGACTATTTGCATTCGGTCATTGTAACGCGGGAGAAGGCAATGG TGGCAAGGAGTATATTGGATCGTGCACTACGTCAAGTGGACAGTATCATATCGGACCTGTGTGTTTGCGATCTAACCAAAGAAAAATCAGATATGATGAGTCAGGTTTTGGAGGATTGTTTCCGAAATTTCTTAGAGAAGCGTAGATGTGAAATGCGGCGCGACAAGAAAGCCATTCAATTTGCAGATGTCGACATGCTTGAGGAGTTAATACAGAAATGCGGCTTCTCAGAGGAGGAACTAGACAAATCACGGCCAACAATTGAGAGCGCCTATAAGCGTTTTGTTGACGCCTATATGACCGCTGCTGTCGACACCAAGGGCACCGAGATACTCTACCAGTATTTCCGCGATCGTGAACTAAAGCGAATTGAAAAACTGATCCGAAATAAAGCGGCTACTACCATCCAGGCTGCTTGGCGTGGCTATGCAGTCCGGAAGACGTTGGCTCAGCATGTCTGCACGTGCACTTGCACTCTG GATAACCAAGATGAGGAGGAAGCTAAACAACGGGAAGCTGCTGCTCGTACTATACAGCGGTTCTTCAAGAAAATGCTTTTA cGGCAGTCAATTAAACCG ATGGGTGATCCGTGTGAGGAAAAAGAAACTCCGAGAGACAGCATATCAGCAGCTGCTGGTGCCCCAACTGGACCTCCAACGGAAACTATTGCTGTAACTGTTGATGAAACTGAGGcgacaaaaataaagatagCTGATGAAGATGTCGCTGTAGTCTCAACAGACGAAGCTTCGCCTGCAGCTGCTGAAGAGACGCCACCAGCAGATGTCGGCGAAGTTAAGCAAGAAGTTACGCAAGATGAAGCTCCCATAGAAGCTGTCACGATTGTAGAATCTCCTGAGTCACAACCTCCTACTGAGGTTGAAACATCCGCAGAGCAGCCTACGACAACTGAAGAAGCGGTAGCACCAGAACCTCCAGCTGAAGACGCAGAGCCGCCAGCAGCTGCCGAAGAGCCCGCTGCAGAAGCCACCGAGGAAGCTCCGCCTGCCGCAGAATCATAA
- the LOC133836493 gene encoding uncharacterized protein LOC133836493, with the protein MGKNKGGGGGGGGGGGGSAGGGGGGGNKKGSNASGSGGGGGGGGKNKAVADKGGAKKGQEQKAAAGGGGGGGKKGGKK; encoded by the exons ATGGGCAAAAACAAAGGCGGAGGTGGTGGTGGAGGAGGTGGCGGTGGAGGCTCtgctggcggtggcggtggggGCGGTAAT AAAAAAGGTAGCAACGCCAGCGGCTCAGGTggtggaggcggtggcggtggcaaaaacaaagcagTTGCTGACAAAGGTGGAGCAAAGAAAGGACAGGAGCAAAAGGCAGCTGCGGGTGGTGGAGGCGGAGGTGGTAAAAAAGGAGGAAAAAAATAG
- the LOC133836492 gene encoding conserved oligomeric Golgi complex subunit 1 isoform X1: MSVDLLQLNVDALFEQHSVPEIDTVQKKIQTVVENKREELRTMVGERYRDLLKAADTIAAMQSSAGTLIEQVHCVQANCQSLNEQQLLGFKTVAATPISASSTEVLQQRSASKQLNNYYSTMVQIKLLSSLPELIWTHLDNEEFYAATELFLFSRHISTGLQLDAKNELMQQLPVARKQWEILRPFHVTIKQTVIAVLERENLTAEMAVDCMQSLLLLDKCELGQVLQTFLNLRATAFVNSLHSEDKPRRVKERILASLNILNGTIELLDECLLANGLLFTRLAECAATIAPPSITRMDSSERQLAHLLPDIISGYRPQFEIPQLLPEQLGEALRQWMAKIDGLAAQQLQEIFALVSNMQTIQDIKLAASETAKRSYADLEQQLKLPQAQLDFYRIKYMPLINARVREIVRSSWASAMQQTYEQVVSLVNSSNASAAQQIWREQNDDLPLSLAAALSDQPKRLANRTKGYDRATIELCSQFDSQLGGIVQELNVLLQEQTSRAEDKLTLINFLRETAQQQITDYLNKLKLLQLQERQALLQALRITLALVELCPNLKLCFCQPASWRQWAGNLTAAGIEHWQRICLMIEEEVFKMWQLIVDDVLSSLSCAEKLPRTITHDVVLRDFPLWQTQTIEQRDEEHDQNVQSTIRIPNQPRLSLQTYLHQLIEALNIAVPQTLPSKVLQAFNNKLLTQLLSHYEELAASECTKNSQNIALQLYFDLKFLERVFGVNREERSLYEHFHTLQRTLRDCIDPFDFELFAEHITIHVTNSSARLHGELGVLTPPLANAQGATNVGTLSHEADPNVLCLSSTGSTSLWFPLLPIVMPQAATGAAHVERKSLALEADKPTTTTATATTPTRKPTTRKNDGSKSKSSAASFFGMSQEWFR, translated from the exons atgagtgTCGATTTACTGCAACTAAATGTGGACGCGCTCTTCGAGCAGCACAGCGTGCCCGAAATCGACACAGTGCAAAAGAAGATCCAAACTGTTGTCGAGAACAAGCGAGAGGAGTTGCGTACCATGGTCGG AGAACGCTATCGGGATCTTCTGAAGGCAGCTGATACAATAGCCGCCATGCAGTCCTCGGCCGGCACACTAATTGAACAGGTGCACTGTGTTCAAGCCAACTGCCAAAGTCTcaacgagcagcagctgctgggTTTCAAAACTGTGGCAGCAACTCCGATTTCCGCATCGTCAACTGAGGTGCTGCAGCAGCGAAGTGCCAGCAAGCAGTTAAACAATTACTACAGCACCATGGTGCAGATTAAGCTGCTGAGCAGCTTGCCCGAGTTGATTTGGACACACCTCGACAACGAGGAGTTTTACGCAGCCACTGAACTGTTCTTGTTCAGTCGTCACATCAGCACTGGACTGCAGTTGGATGCGAAAAACGAGTTAATGCAACAGCTGCCTGTGGCACGCAAGCAATGGGAAATTCTGCGACCCTTTCACGTGACCATCAAGCAGACTGTGATTGCTGTGCTCGAACGGGAGAATCTCACTGCCGAGATGGCAGTGGATTGCATGCAGAGTCTTCTGCTGCTGGACAAATGTGAATTGGGCCAAGTACTGCAGACCTTTCTCAACCTGCGTGCCACAGCATTTGTTAACTCGCTGCACAGTGAGGACAAGCCTAGGCGTGTCAAGGAGCGTATTCTGGCAAGCTTGAATATACTCAATGGCACCATCGAATTGCTGGACGAGTGTCTACTGG CCAATGGTTTGCTCTTCACACGCTTGGCAGAGTGTGCGGCGACTATTGCGCCACCTTCTATTACGCGCATGGACAGCAGTGAGCGGCAATTGGCCCATCTGCTGCCTGACATCATATCCGGTTATAGGCCGCAATTTGAGATACCACAACTGTTGCCCGAGCAGCTGGGCGAAGCATTGCGTCAGTGGATGGCCAAGATTGATGGGTTGGCTGCCCAGCAGTTGCAGGAAATCTTTGCGCTGGTCAGCAACATGCAGACTATACAAGACATTAAGTTGGCAGCCAGCGAAACAGCCAAAAGAAGCTACGCTGACTTGGAGCAGCAACTAAAGTTGCCACAGGCACAACTGGACTTCTATAGAATCAAATACATGCCGTTAATCAATGCTCGAGTGCGCGAGATTGTGCGCAGCAGTTGGGCAAGCGCCATGCAGCAGACTTATGAGCAAGTGGTCAGCTTGGTGAACTCAAGTAATGCATCAGCAGCACAGCAAATATGGCGGGAACAAAATGATGATTTACCACTGAGCTTGGCTGCTGCGCTGAGTGATCAACCCAAGCGTCTAGCGAATCGCACCAAAGGCTATGATCGGGCAACCATTGAACTCTGCTCCCAGTTTGATTCGCAACTGGGTGGGATTGTGCAGGAACTGAATGTATTGCTACAGGAACAGACATCGCGAGCCGAGGACAAACTGACGCTTATCAATTTCTTGCGTGAAACGGCGCAACAGCAAATCACTGACTATTTGAATAAACTCaaattgttgcagctgcaggaACGCCAAGCGTTGTTGCAAGCATTGCGCATTACGCTGGCTTTGGTCGAGCTGTGTCCCAACCTTAAGCTATGCTTCTGCCAACCCGCCAGTTGGCGTCAATGGGCTGGCAATCTAACAGCAGCTGGCATAGAGCATTGGCAACGAATTTGTTTGATGATCGAAGAGGAAGTGTTTAAGATGTGGCAGCTCATCGTGGACGACGTGCTCTCCTCTCTCAGTTGTGCTGAAAAGCTGCCGCGCACAATTACACACGATGTTGTTTTGCGTGATTTTCCG CTCTGGCAGACACAGACTATCGAGCAGCGCGATGAGGAGCACGATCAGAATGTGCAGTCAACGATACGCATTCCCAATCAGCCACGTCTCTCATTGCAAACGTATTTGCACCAATTGATCGAAGCTCTCAACATCGCAGTGCCCCAGACATTGCCTTCCAAGGTGCTGCAGGCCTTTAACAACAAGCTGCTGACACAACTTTTAAGCCACTATGAGGAACTGGCTGCCTCAGAGTGCACTAAGAATAGTCAAAATATAGCATTGCAGCTGTACTTCGATCTGAAGTTTCTGGAGCGCGTCTTTGGCGTTAATCGCGAGGAGCGTTCGTTATACGAGCATTTTCACACGCTTCAACGCACACTGCGTGATTGCATCGATCCGTTTGACTTTGAATTGTTTGCCGAACACATTACTATCCACGTCACAAATTCATCGGCACGATTGCATGGCGAGTTGGGAGTCCTCACACCGCCTCTGGCAAATGCGCAAGGAGCAACTAATGTTGGTACTCTGTCACATGAAGCTGATCCGAATGTGCTCTGCCTGAGTTCTACGGGATCTACATCGCTTTGGTTTCCATTATTGCCAATTGTTATGCCTCAGGCGGCAACAGGAGCTGCTCATGTGGAACGAAAAAGCCTTGCACTTGAGGCGGACAAG ccgacaacaacaacagcaacagcaacaactccaACGCGTAAGCCGACAACACGCAAAAATGATGGCAGCAAATCGAAGTCGAGTGCCGCCTCATTCTTTGGCATGTCCCAGGAGTGGTTTCGATAG
- the LOC133838690 gene encoding collagen alpha-1(III) chain-like, whose translation MELRIALCYLIIGISWRITSAGKHPSSPDTGRLLAIQVPAPEKSPPKVVYKRPHHYYPPPPPPPYYPPPPPHHPPPPPHHPSPKCKCPPGPPGPPGPPGLNGTPGKPGHPGAKGDRGDPGEKGDKGDKGDKGDKGPIGLTGPQGPQGLQGSQGLPGAQGSQGAQGPPGAQGSQGSQGSPGSPGSPGAQGALGPPGTSGSPGSPGAPGSQGNPGPQGPPGPPGPPTWPAPPPPPPPPPPPHHHHPQPLPPPPPPIIVPYPVIPPHKGPHHHHKPQPHKPHHPHKPTKKPHHPHHPHKPTKKPHHPHKPHDPHKPHHPHKPHKPHKPHTTKRPNPTTTPPTKPTTTLPPETTTMLPDETTTMEPTPPGRMSGPIIENFQIDIETGSTFNEVVNSTLRQDPEQVFDQEQQSEDYDEDEDEDEEDEEEEEDGEESGISESTDESTKDEYENQDNEYNSNEGYGSDEGEAKTITESQQPLQSYVVQERSRNRPLILAISKPRNPFNIYRSYDDY comes from the exons ATGGAGCTGCGCATAGCACTTTGCTACCTCA TTATTGGCATCAGTTGGAGGATCACCTCCGCTGGAAAGCATCCAAGTAGCCCTGACACCGGCAGACTTCTTGCAATTCAGGTCCCAGCGCCGGAGAAATCGCCTCCAAAAGTTGTCTACAAGCGACCCCATCATTATTatccaccaccaccaccgccacctTACTACCCACCACCTCCACCACACCATCCACCACCGCCACCTCATCATCCGTCGCCCAAATGTAAATGTCCTCCTGGACCACCAGGGCCACCGGGTCCTCCAGGCCTTAATG GCACACCAGGAAAACCGGGACATCCAGGAGCGAAAGGTGACAGGGGTGATCCTGGAGAAAAGGGAGATAAGGGTGACAAAGGTGATAAGGGAGATAAGGGACCAATTGGATTGACTGGTCCACAAGGACCTCAAGGCCTTCAGGGTTCTCAAGGTTTGCCAGGTGCACAAGGATCCCAAGGAGCTCAAGGACCACCAGGAGCACAAGGATCGCAAGGATCTCAGGGATCTCCCGGATCCCCAGGATCTCCAGGTGCTCAAGGTGCCTTGGGTCCACCAGGAACATCAGGTTCGCCTGGTTCACCAGGTGCTCCGGGATCTCAAGGAAACCCTGGTCCGCAAGGGCCACCAGGTCCACCAGGACCGCCAACGTGGCCAGCTCCACccccaccaccaccaccaccacctccGCCACACCACCATCATCCACAACCACTcccaccaccaccaccgccaaTAATTGTTCCATACCCAGTAATACCACCACATAAAGGACCTCACCATCACCATAAGCCGCAGCCCCACAAGCCACATCATCCACACAAGCCAACCAAAAAACCGCACCATCCCCATCATCCacacaaaccaacaaaaaagcCACATCATCCACATAAACCACACGATCCACATAAGCCTCACCATCCACATAAACCACACAAGCCACATAAACCACATACAACTAAGAGGCCAAATCCCACAACAACTCCGCCGACCAAGCCAACTACAACGTTACCACCCGAGACTACGACAATGCTTCCAGATGAGACAACTACAATGGAACCAACCCCTCCAGGACGTATGTCAGGTCCAATTAtcgaaaattttcaaatcgACATAGAAACTGGTTCAACATTCAATGAAGTGGTAAATTCAACACTACGTCAAGATCCTGAGCAAGTTTTTGACCAGGAACAACAATCGGAAGATTACGATGAGGATGAAGACGAGGATGAAGAAGacgaggaagaagaagaagatggtGAAGAATCCGGTATATCCGAAAGCACGGACGAATCCACTAAAGACGAGTATGAGAATCAGGACAACGAATATAACTCCAATGAAGGATATGGCAGTGACGAGGGTGAAGCAAAAACTATCACAGAAAGCCAGCAGCCCCTTCAAAGCTATGTCGTGCAAGAAAGAAGTAGAAACCGACCACTTATCTTGGCTATTAGTAAGCCACGGAATCCATTTAACATTTACCGAAGCTATGACGATTACTAA
- the LOC133837814 gene encoding short-chain specific acyl-CoA dehydrogenase, mitochondrial, whose product MQKLSRNAWTLCSQRTSLIRAKAKSRGIACLAALSETHQILQKSCRDFANAELAPHARRHDREELYPAEQVRRLGEMGLMSVVIQEEYGGAGLDYQAYAIGMEEVARGDAAVSIVMGVNNLYLGAVQQHGTEQQKQQFLVPYTQGEHIAFYALSEPGNGSDAGAASSTAKLNDDGAYLLNGTKAWISNSKEASGGLIFATIDKSLKHKGITAFLTDKNVSGLAISKKESKMGMRATSTCQLTLDDVAVPQSQVLGAPGSGFKIAMESLDCGRIGIAAQATGIALAALELATDYAEKRVAFGQRLSRLQMIQQKIADMALRVETARLLTWRAAWLKDNGMVITKEAAMAKLHASETATFCAHQCIQILGGMGYTTDLPAELYYRNARVTEIYEGTSEIQRIVIANCVLNSISN is encoded by the exons ATGCAGAAGCTGAGCAGAAACGCTTGGACGCTATGCA GTCAACGAACCAGCTTAAtcagagccaaagccaaatcTAGAGGTATAGCTTGCTTAGCAGCGCTCTCGGAAACACACCAGATACTACAAAAGAGCTGTCGGGACTTCGCGAATGCGGAACTCGCTCCCCATGCAAGGCGTCATGATCGCGAAGAGCTTTACCCAGCGGAGCAGGTGCGACGTCTGGGCGAGATGGGACTGATGTCAGTGGTCATACAAGAGGAGTACG GTGGTGCAGGACTAGATTACCAGGCGTATGCCATAGGCATGGAGGAAGTGGCTCGAGGCGATGCAGCCGTATCCATTGTGATGGGCGTGAACAATCTGTACTTGGGTGCGGTGCAACAACATGGCAcagagcagcagaagcaacagttCCTCGTTCCCTACACCCAAGGTGAGCACATTGCCTTTTATGCACTGTCGGAGCCGGGCAACGGATCCGATGCAGGTGCCGCTAGCTCAACGGCCAAATTGAATGACGATGGTGCATATCTGCTGAATGGTACCAAAGCATGGATATCAAATTCGAAAGAGGCAAGTGGGGGCCTCATTTTTGCAACTATTGATAAATCGCTGAAGCATAAAGGGATCACAGCATTTCTAACTGACAAAAACGTTTCCGGGCTTGCCATATCCAAAAAGGAGAGTAAGATGGGTATGCGTGCAACATCCACATGTCAGCTTACGCTTGACGATGTCGCTGTGCCGCAGTCTCAAGTGCTTGGTGCTCCTGGCAGCGGCTTTAAAATCGCCATGGAATCCCTGGACTGCGGACGCATTGGCATTGCTGCACAAGCTACGGGTATTGCTCTAGCTGCCCTTGAGTTGGCCACCGACTACGCTGAGAAACGTGTTGCCTTCGGGCAACGGTTGTCTCGCCTGCAAATGATCCAGCAGAAGATTGCTGATATGGCATTGCGGGTGGAGACTGCTCGATTGTTGACTTGGCGAGCTGCTTGGCTGAAAGACAACGGAATGGTAATTACTAAGGAGGCGGCAATGGCAAAGTTACACGCTTCAGAAACAGCCACGTTCTGTGCCCATCAGTGCATTCAAATATTAGGTGGCATGGGTTATACGACGGATCTTCCGGCTGAGCTTTACTATCGAAATGCTCGCGTAACGGAAATTTACGAGGGAACTTCTGAAATACAGAGGATTGTGATTGCCAACTGCGTTTTGAATAGCATTTCCAACTAG